In Rhodoferax koreense, a genomic segment contains:
- a CDS encoding branched-chain amino acid ABC transporter permease translates to MFDIPMQSLMAQLLVGLINGCFYAVLSMGLAIIFGLLNIINFAHGAQFMVAAFLAWIGFTQLPMLLGPEFKLNFWAMLVVAPLIVGALGVLLEKTLLKRLYHLDHLYGLLLTFGVALILEGVFRHFYGISGSSYDPPALLQGGVDLGFMFMPIYRGFVVVASLLICAVTWYLFEKTKLGALLRAGTENPKLLQAFGVNIPLMITLTYGFGVALAGIAGVLAAPIMQITPLMGANLLNIVFAVVVIGGLGSIMGAILTGLALGLLEGLTKVFYAEGSTVVVFVIMAVVLLMRPAGMFGKEK, encoded by the coding sequence ATGTTCGACATTCCGATGCAGTCGCTGATGGCGCAGTTGCTGGTGGGCCTGATCAACGGCTGCTTCTACGCCGTGCTCAGCATGGGCCTGGCCATCATCTTCGGCCTGCTCAACATCATCAACTTCGCGCACGGCGCGCAGTTCATGGTGGCCGCGTTCCTGGCGTGGATCGGCTTCACGCAACTGCCGATGCTGCTCGGCCCCGAGTTCAAGCTGAATTTCTGGGCGATGCTCGTCGTGGCGCCACTCATCGTCGGCGCGCTCGGCGTGCTGCTCGAGAAGACGCTGCTCAAGCGGCTCTACCACCTGGACCACCTCTACGGCCTGCTGCTGACCTTCGGCGTGGCGCTGATCCTGGAAGGCGTCTTCCGCCACTTCTACGGCATCTCGGGTTCGAGTTACGACCCGCCCGCGCTGCTGCAGGGCGGCGTCGATCTCGGCTTCATGTTCATGCCGATCTACCGCGGCTTCGTGGTCGTGGCCTCGCTCTTGATCTGCGCCGTGACCTGGTACCTGTTCGAGAAGACCAAGCTCGGCGCCCTGCTGCGCGCCGGCACCGAGAACCCGAAGCTGCTGCAAGCCTTCGGCGTGAACATTCCGCTGATGATCACCCTCACCTACGGCTTCGGCGTGGCGCTGGCCGGCATCGCCGGTGTGCTGGCCGCGCCCATCATGCAGATCACGCCGCTCATGGGTGCGAACCTGCTGAACATCGTGTTCGCCGTGGTGGTGATCGGGGGCCTGGGCTCGATCATGGGCGCGATCCTCACCGGCCTGGCGCTCGGCCTGCTCGAAGGCCTGACCAAGGTGTTCTACGCCGAAGGCTCCACGGTCGTGGTGTTCGTGATCATGGCCGTGGTGCTGCTGATGCGCCCCGCCGGCATGTTCGGTAAAGAGAAATAA
- a CDS encoding glycine zipper 2TM domain-containing protein, whose amino-acid sequence METTTTSNNLGQPSMADRMQHSKMLVAIIAVLGVTVAALGAALVVKSSDAQPGPAMAPVAAVTAPAALSAPVAPLAPQAAPAVKAVTAPQPAPNYATQTVQPKAPVQVARNDVCVSCGTVESVTAVQRQGQVNGVNVGNTTVGIGTVAGGLLGGLLGNQVGGGTGRTAATVLGVAGGAYAGNAVEKNMKKVTVYDVRVRMDNGTYRHMDISTSVPVGSRVIVEGKNLRLANGNG is encoded by the coding sequence ATGGAAACCACAACCACCTCGAACAATCTCGGCCAGCCCAGCATGGCCGACCGCATGCAGCACAGCAAGATGCTGGTTGCGATCATCGCCGTGCTCGGCGTCACCGTCGCCGCTCTCGGCGCGGCGCTGGTCGTGAAAAGCTCGGACGCGCAACCCGGCCCCGCCATGGCGCCGGTTGCCGCTGTCACCGCGCCAGCGGCCCTCAGCGCGCCAGTCGCTCCGCTTGCGCCCCAGGCCGCGCCCGCCGTCAAGGCCGTCACGGCGCCGCAGCCGGCACCCAACTACGCCACCCAGACGGTGCAGCCCAAGGCGCCGGTCCAGGTCGCGCGCAATGACGTCTGCGTCTCGTGCGGCACTGTGGAAAGCGTTACGGCCGTGCAGCGCCAGGGTCAGGTCAACGGCGTGAACGTTGGCAACACCACGGTGGGCATCGGCACCGTGGCCGGCGGCCTGCTGGGCGGCTTGCTCGGCAACCAGGTCGGTGGCGGCACGGGTCGCACGGCTGCCACGGTGCTCGGCGTGGCCGGCGGTGCCTATGCCGGCAATGCCGTCGAGAAGAACATGAAGAAGGTCACCGTCTACGACGTGCGCGTGCGCATGGACAACGGCACCTACCGCCACATGGACATCTCGACCTCGGTGCCGGTCGGCTCGCGCGTCATCGTGGAAGGCAAGAACCTGCGCCTGGCCAACGGCAACGGCTAA
- a CDS encoding DMT family transporter, which produces MNLLMLLLVFLGGVVLCAQSAINGRLGAEVGVLESSWLTFALGTMLSFLLAFFLEPAHALNLFTAPRWQVTGAFFGVVYMLVIVFAMPRIGTAAATVAVISGQLLMSLLIDHFGWLGNAVIPLGTSRGAALVLLAAALVLIYRSNALRERRDADADVTACSA; this is translated from the coding sequence ATGAACTTGTTGATGTTGCTGTTGGTTTTCCTCGGTGGTGTGGTGCTGTGCGCGCAGTCGGCGATCAACGGCCGGCTGGGCGCCGAAGTCGGCGTGCTGGAGAGCTCGTGGCTCACCTTCGCGCTCGGGACGATGCTCAGTTTTCTGCTGGCCTTTTTCCTCGAGCCTGCGCATGCCCTGAATCTGTTCACGGCGCCGCGCTGGCAAGTCACCGGCGCCTTCTTCGGGGTGGTCTACATGCTGGTGATCGTCTTTGCCATGCCGCGCATCGGCACGGCAGCCGCCACCGTTGCGGTGATCAGCGGGCAACTGCTGATGAGCCTGTTGATCGACCACTTCGGCTGGCTCGGCAATGCGGTCATTCCATTGGGGACTTCGCGAGGCGCGGCCCTGGTGCTCCTGGCCGCTGCCTTGGTGCTGATCTACAGGAGCAACGCCCTGCGTGAGCGCCGTGACGCCGATGCCGACGTCACGGCCTGTTCAGCCTAG
- a CDS encoding branched-chain amino acid ABC transporter permease, with product MLKNIPTPIRVLLALLIPAVLVPVFPELVYPVFIMKVLCYALFALAFNLLIGFTGLVSFGHAAFFGWSGYTTGILMIKLADHGFPVELAILAGMLVATAIGWLIGTLAIRRTGIYFSMITLALSQIAYFLAVQMPWTGGEDGMQGIPRGKLLGLVDLSVDNHMYYFTLAVFVAGFLAIHRIVHSPFGQSLKALRDNAPRAVSLGYDTDRCKLYAFMLSAAFTGLAGSMKALVLQLSALNDVMLSTSTETLLMTLLGGLGTSWGPVLGAALVVSLQNYLAELGGVVTIITGLTFVVCVSFFRRGMVGEWEAWLQRRRGQRAQAAKTHNATLKKPVTP from the coding sequence ATGCTGAAAAACATCCCGACCCCGATCCGCGTCCTGCTGGCGCTGCTGATTCCCGCCGTGCTGGTGCCGGTGTTCCCGGAACTCGTCTATCCGGTGTTCATCATGAAGGTGCTGTGTTATGCGCTGTTCGCGCTGGCCTTCAACCTGTTGATCGGCTTCACCGGCCTGGTGTCGTTCGGCCATGCGGCCTTCTTCGGCTGGTCCGGCTACACCACCGGCATCCTGATGATCAAGCTGGCCGACCACGGCTTTCCGGTGGAGCTGGCCATACTGGCCGGCATGCTGGTGGCCACGGCCATCGGCTGGCTCATCGGCACGCTGGCCATCCGCCGCACCGGCATCTATTTCTCGATGATCACGCTGGCGCTGTCGCAGATCGCCTATTTCCTCGCGGTGCAAATGCCCTGGACCGGCGGCGAGGACGGCATGCAGGGCATTCCGCGCGGCAAGCTGCTCGGCCTGGTCGACCTGTCGGTGGACAACCACATGTACTACTTCACGCTGGCGGTGTTCGTGGCGGGGTTCCTGGCGATCCACCGCATCGTGCACTCGCCGTTCGGCCAGTCGCTCAAGGCCTTGCGCGACAATGCGCCGCGCGCCGTCTCGCTGGGCTACGACACCGACCGCTGCAAACTCTACGCCTTCATGCTGTCGGCCGCGTTCACCGGCCTGGCCGGCTCGATGAAAGCCCTGGTGTTGCAACTCTCCGCGCTCAACGACGTGATGCTGAGCACCTCCACCGAAACGCTGCTGATGACGCTGCTCGGCGGCCTGGGCACGAGCTGGGGCCCGGTGCTGGGCGCGGCGCTGGTGGTGAGCCTACAGAACTACCTTGCGGAACTCGGCGGCGTGGTGACCATCATCACCGGCCTGACCTTCGTGGTGTGCGTGTCCTTCTTCCGCCGCGGCATGGTCGGCGAATGGGAGGCCTGGCTGCAGCGCCGCCGGGGCCAGCGCGCGCAGGCCGCGAAGACGCACAATGCAACGCTGAAAAAACCTGTCACGCCTTGA
- a CDS encoding ATP-binding protein — protein sequence MKIFRTDPDRFGIRARLLTLLIPGILGLLAMDSWNDYRAMRNLVQDAYDRSMLESVNGLRGGIGLAPDGSLRLDAPPSVLQTLHDAPALLHRHLHVGLTPRDGVDGNAATEGLTLLGEADLPAPPPPPPPSPPPRPPLRPPLPPPIALPESSAVSAPAASASAQAASAAAPVPVWYESIYEGRPVRLVALRSQVTDGHGQAFDLLIQAAESTDPRDHAQAITSQQAVIRDTRMVLVVILLVWLGVTWSLQPLERLRKSVLDSQAHELKPLDTSGVPHEVAPLVAAVNQHVASYRELLDQQSQFLADASHQLRTPLAIMMTQAGVALREKDPEQHRATLRAIITQISRSRRLCEQLLSLAHASDTSPPDERPERLDLNAVAKDVVLQYLTLAHEKNQDLGWEPAQDQASSADALAPTEVPVLARGAELHEALSNLVHNAIVYTPPGGQITVTVGAIDGMAQAEVRDSGPGIPKARHAEVFERFHHGGTAADHSATGAAHGAGLGMAIARAYARRNGGDITLADAHAARADQGAPTRDVGQATGLRAILRLPLAQAALG from the coding sequence ATGAAGATCTTCCGGACTGACCCGGACCGCTTCGGCATCCGCGCGCGGCTGCTGACGCTGCTGATCCCCGGCATCCTGGGCCTGCTGGCCATGGACAGCTGGAACGACTACCGCGCCATGCGCAACCTAGTGCAGGACGCCTACGACCGCTCCATGCTCGAGTCGGTGAATGGCCTGCGCGGCGGCATCGGTCTGGCGCCCGACGGCTCGCTGCGCCTGGACGCCCCGCCCTCCGTGCTGCAGACCCTGCACGATGCGCCGGCCTTGCTGCACCGGCACCTGCACGTAGGCCTCACGCCGCGCGATGGGGTCGACGGGAACGCCGCGACGGAAGGACTCACCCTGCTCGGCGAAGCGGACCTGCCCGCACCGCCGCCGCCGCCGCCGCCCTCGCCGCCACCCCGTCCACCCCTGCGCCCGCCGCTGCCGCCGCCGATCGCGCTGCCGGAATCGTCCGCTGTGTCGGCCCCGGCGGCGTCGGCCTCGGCACAGGCCGCATCCGCGGCCGCGCCGGTACCGGTGTGGTACGAAAGCATCTACGAGGGCCGGCCCGTGCGCCTGGTGGCCCTGCGCAGCCAGGTCACCGACGGCCACGGCCAGGCCTTCGACCTGCTGATCCAGGCCGCCGAAAGCACCGACCCACGCGACCATGCCCAGGCCATCACTTCGCAGCAGGCGGTGATCCGCGACACGCGCATGGTGCTGGTGGTGATCCTGCTGGTGTGGCTGGGCGTGACCTGGTCGCTCCAGCCGCTGGAGCGGCTGCGCAAGTCGGTGCTGGACAGCCAGGCCCATGAGCTCAAGCCGCTGGACACCAGCGGCGTGCCGCACGAGGTGGCGCCGCTGGTCGCGGCTGTGAACCAGCACGTGGCCAGCTACCGCGAACTGCTCGACCAGCAGTCGCAGTTCCTGGCCGACGCCTCGCACCAGCTGCGCACGCCGCTGGCCATCATGATGACGCAGGCCGGCGTGGCGCTGCGCGAGAAAGACCCTGAGCAGCACCGCGCCACCCTGCGCGCCATCATCACCCAGATCTCGCGCAGCCGGCGCCTGTGCGAACAGCTGCTGTCGCTGGCCCATGCGAGCGATACCTCGCCGCCGGACGAGCGGCCCGAGCGGCTGGACCTCAATGCCGTGGCCAAGGACGTGGTGCTGCAATACCTCACGCTGGCCCACGAGAAGAACCAGGATCTGGGCTGGGAACCCGCGCAGGACCAGGCTTCGTCGGCCGACGCGCTCGCCCCGACCGAAGTCCCGGTGCTGGCCCGAGGCGCCGAGCTGCACGAGGCGCTCTCCAACCTGGTGCACAACGCCATCGTCTACACCCCGCCGGGCGGGCAGATCACGGTGACCGTCGGCGCCATCGACGGCATGGCCCAGGCCGAGGTGCGCGACAGCGGTCCCGGCATCCCCAAGGCGCGCCACGCGGAGGTCTTCGAGCGCTTCCACCACGGCGGCACGGCGGCCGACCACAGCGCGACCGGCGCGGCGCACGGCGCCGGCCTGGGCATGGCCATCGCCCGCGCCTACGCCCGGCGCAACGGCGGCGACATCACCCTGGCCGACGCCCATGCAGCCCGAGCCGACCAGGGCGCGCCAACCCGCGACGTCGGCCAGGCGACCGGACTGCGCGCCATCCTGCGCCTGCCGCTTGCGCAGGCAGCCCTAGGCTGA
- a CDS encoding 4-hydroxyproline epimerase, with translation MKRIQIIDSHTGGEPTRLVIGGFPDLGRGSMAERRALLASEHDAWRATTALEPRGSDVIVGALLCEPVSPDAAAGVIFFNNAGYLGMCGHGTIGLVATLAHMGRITAGEHRIETPVGTVTATLHADGAVSVRNLPAYRHLHQVAIDVPGFGTVRGDVAYGGNWFFLVSEHGQRVASDNLPALTAYTSLLREALAVQGVTGQDGAEIDHIELFADDTDGADSRNFVLCPGLAYDRSPCGTGTSAKIACLAADGKLAPGEVWRQASVIGSVFEASYTLEGGQVVPTIRGRAHISAEATLLIEDDDPFGWGIRL, from the coding sequence ATGAAACGCATCCAGATCATCGACTCCCACACCGGCGGCGAACCCACGCGGCTGGTCATTGGCGGCTTTCCCGACCTCGGCCGCGGCAGCATGGCCGAGCGCCGCGCGCTGCTCGCATCCGAACATGACGCCTGGCGCGCCACCACGGCGCTCGAGCCGCGCGGCAGCGACGTGATCGTCGGCGCCCTGCTCTGCGAACCGGTGTCGCCCGACGCGGCGGCCGGCGTCATCTTCTTCAACAATGCCGGTTACCTGGGCATGTGCGGCCACGGCACCATCGGCCTGGTGGCCACGCTGGCCCACATGGGGCGCATCACCGCGGGCGAGCACCGCATCGAGACACCGGTGGGCACCGTCACAGCCACGCTGCACGCCGACGGTGCGGTGAGCGTGCGCAACCTACCGGCGTACCGGCACCTGCACCAGGTGGCGATCGACGTGCCGGGCTTCGGGACGGTGCGCGGCGACGTGGCCTATGGCGGCAATTGGTTCTTCCTGGTGAGCGAACACGGCCAGCGCGTGGCCAGCGACAACCTGCCGGCGCTGACCGCCTACACCTCGCTGCTGCGCGAAGCCCTGGCGGTGCAAGGCGTCACCGGCCAGGACGGCGCCGAGATCGACCACATCGAACTCTTCGCCGACGATACGGACGGCGCGGACAGCCGCAACTTCGTGTTGTGCCCCGGCCTGGCCTACGACCGCTCGCCCTGCGGCACCGGCACCAGCGCCAAGATCGCCTGCCTGGCCGCCGACGGGAAGCTCGCGCCCGGCGAGGTCTGGCGCCAGGCCAGCGTGATCGGCAGCGTGTTCGAAGCCAGCTACACGCTGGAAGGCGGCCAGGTCGTCCCCACGATCCGAGGCCGCGCGCACATCAGCGCCGAGGCCACCCTGCTGATCGAGGACGACGACCCCTTCGGCTGGGGCATCCGGCTCTGA
- a CDS encoding response regulator: MRLLLVEDEAEMASWLVRAFKQSSFVPDHAPDAATAEALLAGNDYDAIVLDLRLPDKHGLAVLADLRRAGNRTPVLVLTAQGSLQDRVKGLNLGADDFLTKPFAIEELEARLTALVRRSRGRSHAPMQCGSLSCPHDSRAFTLGGVLLQLTPRESAALSVLLARSGSPVEKSLLSGKVFPTDSNAGPDAIELVLHRLRRKLAGGDVRITTVRGLGYMLESISESAPHEDLPD; this comes from the coding sequence ATGCGCCTGCTTCTCGTCGAAGACGAAGCCGAAATGGCCTCCTGGCTGGTGCGTGCCTTCAAGCAGAGCAGCTTCGTGCCCGACCATGCGCCGGACGCGGCCACGGCCGAGGCGCTGCTCGCCGGCAACGACTACGACGCCATCGTGCTCGACCTGCGCCTGCCCGACAAACACGGCCTGGCCGTGCTCGCCGATCTGCGCCGGGCCGGGAACCGCACGCCGGTGCTGGTGCTGACGGCGCAGGGCTCGCTGCAGGACCGCGTCAAGGGCCTGAACCTCGGCGCCGACGATTTCCTGACCAAGCCCTTCGCCATCGAGGAGCTCGAGGCCCGACTCACCGCGCTGGTGCGGCGCAGCCGCGGCCGCTCGCACGCACCGATGCAATGCGGTTCGTTGTCCTGCCCGCACGACAGCCGCGCCTTCACGCTGGGCGGCGTGCTGTTGCAGCTCACGCCACGGGAGAGCGCGGCGCTGTCGGTGCTGCTGGCGCGCAGCGGCTCGCCGGTGGAGAAGTCGCTGCTGTCGGGCAAGGTGTTCCCGACCGACAGCAACGCCGGGCCTGACGCCATCGAACTCGTGCTGCACCGCCTGCGCCGCAAGCTCGCCGGCGGCGACGTGCGCATCACCACGGTACGCGGCCTGGGCTACATGCTGGAGAGCATTTCGGAGAGCGCCCCGCATGAAGATCTTCCGGACTGA
- a CDS encoding FCD domain-containing protein, which yields MAPAAAPKRRAADLAFDALETMIATLQLEPGSPVVEADLAERTGLGRTPVREALLRMVSSGLIVQQPRRGLLVSNIDLADHLDVVQTRRVLECLIAACSARRATAKQRKDIVLCAAKMVKAASRANLNEYMAADHELDQVNHQASRNLSAVKCVVPLIVQSRRFWYAYQHEGEITEGARAHMLLAEGIASGDEPAAVAGANQLMDYLEQFARRVIDK from the coding sequence ATGGCACCAGCCGCCGCGCCCAAGCGGCGTGCCGCCGACCTCGCCTTCGACGCGCTGGAGACCATGATCGCCACGCTGCAACTGGAGCCCGGCAGCCCGGTGGTCGAGGCCGACCTGGCCGAACGCACGGGCCTGGGCCGCACGCCGGTGCGCGAGGCCCTGCTGCGCATGGTGTCGAGCGGCCTGATCGTGCAGCAGCCGCGCCGCGGTCTGCTGGTGTCCAACATCGACCTGGCCGACCACCTCGACGTGGTGCAGACCCGGCGCGTGCTCGAATGCCTGATCGCGGCCTGTTCGGCGCGGCGCGCCACGGCCAAGCAGCGCAAGGACATCGTGCTCTGCGCCGCCAAGATGGTGAAGGCCGCCAGCCGCGCCAACCTCAACGAATACATGGCGGCCGACCACGAGCTCGACCAGGTCAACCACCAGGCCAGCCGCAACCTCTCGGCCGTGAAGTGCGTGGTGCCGCTGATCGTGCAGTCGCGCCGCTTCTGGTATGCCTACCAGCACGAAGGCGAGATCACCGAAGGCGCACGCGCCCACATGCTGCTGGCCGAAGGCATCGCCTCGGGCGACGAACCCGCCGCCGTGGCCGGCGCCAACCAGTTGATGGACTACCTCGAACAGTTCGCGCGCAGGGTGATCGACAAATGA
- a CDS encoding DMT family transporter: MKQIWILPLVLLAGMGLSVEAGLLGPLGEGAGQLWATFGIFGVGTLLLTFGLVFGRPRLGLMFAKPRWLLTGGILGPVYVVALTIATPHIGVGLTMVGILFGQVAASLAIDQWGLLGSARREVDGYRLGALVAILAALWLIY, encoded by the coding sequence ATGAAGCAGATCTGGATACTTCCCCTCGTGCTGCTGGCCGGCATGGGGCTTTCGGTAGAGGCGGGGCTGCTGGGGCCGCTTGGCGAAGGCGCGGGGCAGCTGTGGGCGACATTCGGCATCTTCGGGGTCGGCACGCTGCTTTTGACGTTCGGGCTGGTATTCGGCCGGCCCCGGCTCGGCCTGATGTTTGCCAAGCCGAGGTGGCTGTTGACCGGCGGGATCCTCGGCCCGGTCTACGTCGTGGCCCTGACGATCGCCACGCCGCACATCGGCGTCGGCCTCACGATGGTGGGCATCCTCTTCGGACAGGTGGCGGCGAGTCTGGCGATCGACCAATGGGGCCTGCTCGGTAGCGCACGGCGCGAAGTCGATGGCTACCGTCTGGGCGCGCTGGTCGCCATCCTCGCCGCGCTGTGGCTGATCTATTGA